A genomic window from Agrobacterium larrymoorei includes:
- a CDS encoding transglycosylase SLT domain-containing protein has translation MRSVFVALFLLIVLAGCATAPSQITNACAIFEQRNGMFNNWRKDAEAAQREFGVPVPVMMATIYTESSFQPYARPPRTKLFGFIPWKRQSTAYGYAQALDGTWDRYRRETGRWSASRTDFTDAIHFVGWYHSTSNRQNGIALNDPYNLYLAYYSGHGGYANGVWRNNAAIQKAARRSANMAIRYEAQLRQCGY, from the coding sequence ATGCGTAGCGTTTTTGTCGCCCTTTTTCTTTTGATCGTTCTGGCTGGCTGTGCGACCGCCCCGTCGCAGATCACCAATGCCTGCGCGATTTTTGAGCAACGGAACGGCATGTTCAACAACTGGCGCAAGGATGCCGAGGCGGCACAGCGCGAGTTCGGCGTGCCGGTACCGGTGATGATGGCGACGATCTATACGGAATCGAGCTTCCAGCCTTATGCGCGCCCGCCCCGCACCAAGCTCTTCGGCTTCATTCCGTGGAAGCGTCAATCCACAGCCTACGGCTATGCCCAGGCGCTGGACGGCACATGGGACCGCTATCGCCGCGAGACCGGCCGCTGGAGCGCTAGCCGCACCGACTTCACCGACGCCATCCATTTCGTCGGCTGGTATCACTCCACCAGCAACCGCCAGAACGGCATTGCGCTGAACGACCCCTATAATCTCTATCTCGCCTATTATTCCGGCCATGGCGGCTATGCCAATGGTGTGTGGCGCAACAACGCGGCCATCCAGAAAGCCGCACGCCGCTCCGCCAATATGGCGATCCGCTATGAGGCGCAGCTTCGGCAGTGTGGGTATTGA
- a CDS encoding alpha/beta hydrolase, whose amino-acid sequence MSTDSYIHKLRTGTPGQPAFFVFHGTGGDENQFFDFASRLLPNASVISPRGDVSEHGAARFFRRKAEGVYDLDDLDRATRRMADFVVAHRDAHQAGKVIGLGFSNGANILANILIEFPDLFDAAALMHPLIPFEPKAAPAPKSRRVLVTAGERDPICPVPMTKAFADYLKAQGGEVTEEWHPGGHEIRSNEIDAVRTFLTPYM is encoded by the coding sequence ATGAGCACCGACAGTTACATTCATAAGCTGCGCACCGGCACGCCCGGCCAACCGGCTTTCTTTGTCTTTCATGGCACCGGTGGCGACGAGAACCAGTTCTTCGATTTCGCCTCACGGCTCTTGCCGAATGCGAGCGTGATTTCGCCGCGCGGCGATGTCTCGGAACATGGTGCCGCGCGATTCTTCCGCCGCAAGGCCGAAGGCGTCTACGATCTCGACGATCTCGACCGGGCGACCCGCCGCATGGCCGACTTTGTCGTGGCACACCGTGATGCGCATCAGGCGGGGAAGGTGATCGGGCTCGGCTTTTCCAACGGCGCGAATATTCTCGCCAATATCCTGATCGAGTTTCCCGATCTTTTCGATGCGGCGGCCCTCATGCATCCGCTCATTCCCTTCGAACCGAAAGCTGCACCTGCGCCGAAATCGCGTCGGGTTCTGGTCACCGCCGGAGAGCGCGACCCGATTTGCCCGGTGCCGATGACCAAGGCTTTCGCCGATTATCTCAAAGCACAAGGAGGTGAGGTCACGGAAGAGTGGCACCCTGGCGGGCATGAGATTCGGTCAAATGAAATCGACGCGGTGCGGACGTTTTTGACGCCCTATATGTGA
- a CDS encoding VOC family protein, with amino-acid sequence MLNQIKGLHHVTSMAASASGNNRFFTDTLGLRRVKQTVNFDAPDVYHLYYGDEVGSPGSVMTYFPFPHIARGRPGTGEVGTTLFSVPEGSLGYWQDRLSKANVEGLKADEAFGNKRLHFAGPDGDGFALVEIKDDSRAQFTGNGVGQDQAIHGFQGASLRLRDEGATAELLKFMGYQEIDRQDGVIRLGIPGGNGADVIDIETMPNISGARLGAGSVHHIAFAVENRAKQLEVRKALMDTGYQVTPVIDRDYFWAIYFRTPGGVLFEIATNEPGFDRDEDTAHLGETLQLPEQHKHLRPFLEQHLEPLDGSVKA; translated from the coding sequence ATGTTGAACCAGATCAAGGGCCTGCACCACGTCACCTCCATGGCTGCGAGTGCTTCCGGTAACAACCGTTTCTTCACCGATACGCTGGGCCTGCGCCGCGTGAAGCAGACCGTCAACTTCGATGCGCCGGATGTCTATCACCTCTATTATGGCGATGAGGTCGGTTCGCCGGGCTCTGTCATGACCTATTTTCCGTTTCCGCATATCGCCCGCGGTCGGCCGGGGACCGGGGAAGTCGGCACCACGCTGTTTTCCGTGCCGGAAGGCTCGCTCGGTTACTGGCAGGATCGTCTTTCCAAGGCCAATGTCGAAGGACTGAAGGCGGATGAAGCCTTCGGCAACAAGCGCCTGCATTTTGCCGGCCCGGATGGGGATGGCTTTGCGCTGGTCGAGATCAAGGATGACAGCCGTGCGCAGTTTACCGGCAACGGTGTGGGTCAGGATCAGGCGATCCATGGTTTCCAGGGCGCTTCGCTCAGACTGCGCGATGAGGGTGCAACGGCAGAGCTTTTGAAGTTCATGGGCTATCAGGAGATCGACCGGCAGGATGGCGTTATTCGTCTCGGCATTCCCGGCGGCAATGGTGCGGATGTCATCGATATCGAGACCATGCCGAATATTTCCGGTGCCCGTCTTGGCGCCGGCTCCGTCCACCACATCGCCTTTGCCGTCGAAAACCGCGCCAAGCAGTTGGAAGTCCGCAAGGCACTCATGGACACGGGCTATCAGGTGACACCGGTTATCGACCGCGATTACTTCTGGGCGATCTATTTCCGTACGCCGGGTGGTGTGCTGTTTGAGATTGCCACCAACGAACCCGGCTTCGACCGCGACGAAGACACCGCGCATCTGGGTGAGACGCTGCAACTGCCGGAGCAGCACAAGCATTTGCGGCCGTTCCTTGAGCAGCATCTCGAGCCGCTCGATGGTTCGGTGAAGGCTTGA
- a CDS encoding RluA family pseudouridine synthase has protein sequence MNDPFKQGEDARKVLIAGEDAEGRLDSWLAAEVGGDLSRSRLKALIEQGAVFVNGAAVTEPKKKIRVGDRIEITMPEPEDPEPKGEDIPLEVEYEDDDLIVLLKPAGLVVHPGAGNWTGTLVNALIHHCGDSLSGIGGVKRPGIVHRLDKETSGVMVVAKNDNAHRHLAAQFADHGRTGPLERAYKAIVWGRPKSLRGTIDAALGRSTDRTKRAVKREDADDAREAITHYEVVERYHEKPDATSLASMVECQLETGRTHQIRVHMAHIGHPLIGDPEYGAAFRTKANLLPEPAKTVVNHFPRQALHAYLLVFEHPRTGEVMEFETDMPDDMAALADALRA, from the coding sequence ATGAACGACCCCTTTAAACAAGGCGAAGACGCAAGGAAAGTCCTGATTGCTGGCGAGGATGCCGAAGGGCGTCTCGATTCCTGGCTTGCAGCCGAAGTCGGGGGCGATCTTTCCCGCAGCCGTCTCAAGGCGCTGATCGAGCAGGGCGCCGTCTTCGTCAACGGTGCCGCCGTCACTGAGCCGAAGAAGAAGATCCGCGTCGGAGACCGCATCGAGATCACCATGCCTGAGCCGGAAGATCCCGAGCCCAAGGGCGAGGATATTCCGCTAGAGGTGGAATATGAGGATGACGACCTGATCGTGCTTCTCAAGCCCGCCGGTCTCGTGGTGCATCCGGGAGCGGGCAACTGGACGGGCACGCTGGTCAACGCGCTGATCCACCATTGCGGCGACAGTCTCTCCGGCATTGGCGGCGTCAAGCGTCCGGGCATCGTTCACCGGCTGGACAAGGAAACCAGCGGCGTGATGGTGGTTGCCAAGAATGACAATGCCCATCGGCATCTGGCAGCGCAATTTGCCGACCATGGCCGCACCGGCCCGCTGGAGCGCGCCTATAAGGCAATCGTCTGGGGACGTCCGAAGAGCCTGCGCGGCACAATCGATGCCGCCTTGGGCCGCAGCACGGACCGTACGAAGCGCGCCGTCAAGCGTGAGGATGCCGACGATGCGCGCGAAGCGATCACCCATTATGAGGTGGTGGAGCGCTATCACGAAAAGCCGGATGCAACCTCGCTTGCCTCCATGGTGGAATGCCAATTGGAAACCGGGCGCACGCACCAGATCCGCGTTCACATGGCCCATATCGGCCACCCGTTGATCGGCGATCCCGAATACGGCGCGGCCTTCCGCACCAAGGCAAACCTTCTGCCGGAACCGGCCAAGACGGTGGTCAACCACTTCCCGCGCCAGGCGCTGCACGCCTATCTGCTGGTCTTCGAACATCCCCGCACGGGCGAGGTCATGGAGTTCGAAACGGATATGCCGGACGACATGGCAGCCTTGGCGGATGCGCTGCGGGCCTGA
- a CDS encoding TrmH family RNA methyltransferase, which yields MRNDLPALPNGLAPIAIERADDPRIAAFRDIKERDLTGRHGKFIVEGTVVLRMLAAAHKARGDFRAECILILKNRLAGVLDILCDFPADVPVYVAEAEVLDTIVGFHLHRGILALGARVGSCDRAQTIASLPETSLVVAGCGLSNHDNMGAMFRNAAAFMADAVFLDSTSCDPLYRKALRVSVGSVLSVPYHRGGNALSMLEALANEGFEIWSLSPAGKTEIRQIPPSPRMALVIGTEGEGLPPAVLSRFHSARIAQSPQLDSLNAGTASGLALYQMASAMGRI from the coding sequence ATGCGCAATGATCTGCCTGCCCTGCCCAATGGCTTGGCTCCGATTGCGATAGAGCGGGCAGACGATCCCCGGATCGCTGCCTTCCGCGATATCAAGGAACGCGACCTGACCGGCAGGCACGGCAAGTTCATCGTCGAAGGCACGGTGGTGCTGCGCATGCTGGCGGCAGCCCACAAGGCACGCGGCGATTTCCGTGCCGAATGCATCCTGATCCTCAAGAACCGGCTCGCCGGTGTGTTGGATATCCTCTGCGATTTTCCGGCGGACGTACCGGTCTATGTTGCTGAGGCCGAGGTGCTGGACACCATCGTCGGCTTTCACCTGCATCGCGGCATCTTGGCGCTCGGCGCACGGGTGGGAAGCTGCGATAGGGCGCAGACCATTGCCAGCCTGCCGGAAACATCGCTGGTCGTCGCGGGCTGCGGCCTTTCCAATCACGACAATATGGGTGCAATGTTTCGCAATGCCGCAGCCTTCATGGCCGATGCGGTGTTTCTGGACTCGACGTCCTGCGATCCACTGTACCGCAAAGCGCTGCGCGTCTCAGTCGGTTCGGTCCTGTCGGTGCCCTATCATCGCGGCGGCAACGCGCTCTCCATGCTGGAAGCACTGGCAAACGAAGGCTTCGAGATCTGGAGCCTGTCGCCAGCGGGCAAAACGGAAATCCGACAAATCCCGCCCTCGCCGCGCATGGCGCTCGTGATCGGCACCGAAGGCGAAGGCCTGCCGCCTGCCGTGCTCTCGCGCTTCCATTCGGCCCGCATCGCGCAATCGCCGCAGCTTGATAGCCTGAACGCAGGCACCGCATCCGGTCTCGCGCTCTACCAGATGGCGTCCGCCATGGGCCGCATCTAA
- a CDS encoding nucleoporin FG repeat-containing protein, whose protein sequence is MADFVAVIRKAVDGLANNTPENRAKVYDKARSAVVRQLENMKPRPPEEMLQRQIMKLDTAIAEVEGEYSEALPALEDEDEGAAAAYATPAPEDVSSPYYEESVAQEQRYAGEHRDDAEPAHHDDHPEPEQHETYAAHDDGQRHEEREPAYQAEPAEEVTYRAEEPAEHAELYQRPVSYETAETHQEPETYQHEAPAYAHEHQDEHHGLEARHEPAADEDHAHRNWVGQDSHLEPAPWEREETEVEDHSHDGQLHAAYHHEEVAHDDDRHEETHQHDYAREAPREAEPISTETVLHENAPLPYTAGFDGQSNYYGNVSVEPENRPVSDDAHYAAFDEHDAHRDPSGTPQVTGAGKAPAPVDDFSSYFQDTALDLPPKTSPSLPRADEDPFAASATKDDKERTPWDDLEELIGYDGGSNDRSDKTANGNLDSGFTGAGIPAAAYATKKKPKRNYAGMVLGLGLLVVLAGGGYAAWTNREALNDMVGGLVNSAKTGTSTDTSSGGTSQTASAPANGGATATQPATNGQTPAQGQASTGTPAATRPADDGSVTGTKFTQRLLADGTEKDEGPGPGANGQPVTAEGQSVYQQNEAPSAQNTANAAPAAAGNQPVAQQTAAPAAATGDRMFLYEEVLGQTVPTAIEGKVSWTLQNETDDAGKPSPEVQGQITIPGRGLSALITFKRNTDPSLPASHLVEIVFSVSPGFEGGAIDSVQRIAMKSTEQDRGNALIAVPAKITDDFHMIALNDFPDARKTNLELLRTRDWIDIPVSYRNGRRALLTLQKGADGKAAFETALREWMAASPTNGQ, encoded by the coding sequence ATGGCGGATTTTGTAGCAGTCATTCGCAAGGCCGTGGATGGCTTGGCGAACAATACTCCCGAAAACCGGGCCAAGGTGTACGACAAGGCACGCAGCGCTGTCGTGCGCCAGCTTGAAAACATGAAGCCGCGCCCGCCGGAAGAAATGCTCCAGCGGCAGATCATGAAGCTCGACACCGCGATTGCCGAGGTCGAGGGTGAGTATTCCGAAGCACTACCCGCATTGGAGGACGAAGACGAAGGCGCAGCCGCCGCTTATGCGACGCCTGCGCCCGAAGACGTGTCGTCGCCCTATTATGAAGAAAGCGTCGCGCAGGAGCAGCGCTACGCCGGTGAGCATCGGGATGACGCAGAACCCGCACATCACGACGATCACCCCGAGCCTGAACAGCACGAGACCTATGCCGCGCATGACGATGGTCAACGGCACGAAGAGCGCGAGCCTGCCTATCAGGCTGAGCCTGCCGAAGAGGTAACCTATCGCGCCGAGGAGCCAGCAGAACACGCTGAGCTTTACCAGCGCCCGGTATCCTACGAAACAGCTGAGACGCATCAGGAACCGGAAACGTATCAGCATGAGGCTCCGGCCTATGCTCATGAGCATCAAGACGAGCACCATGGCCTCGAGGCGCGTCACGAGCCCGCCGCCGATGAAGACCACGCGCACCGCAACTGGGTCGGCCAGGACAGCCATCTCGAGCCTGCCCCATGGGAGCGCGAAGAGACTGAGGTCGAAGACCATTCGCATGATGGTCAGTTGCATGCCGCCTATCACCATGAAGAGGTTGCTCATGACGATGACCGTCATGAGGAGACCCATCAGCACGATTATGCGCGCGAAGCGCCGCGTGAGGCGGAGCCCATCAGCACTGAAACCGTGCTGCATGAGAACGCACCGCTTCCCTACACGGCGGGCTTCGACGGCCAGTCCAATTATTATGGCAATGTCAGCGTAGAGCCTGAAAACCGCCCGGTATCCGACGACGCGCATTATGCCGCTTTCGACGAGCATGATGCCCATCGCGACCCGTCGGGAACGCCGCAGGTCACCGGTGCTGGCAAAGCCCCGGCCCCGGTCGACGATTTCTCGTCCTATTTTCAGGACACTGCGCTCGATCTGCCGCCGAAGACCTCGCCTTCTCTGCCCCGCGCAGACGAGGATCCTTTTGCGGCGAGTGCCACGAAGGACGACAAGGAACGCACCCCCTGGGACGATCTCGAAGAGCTGATCGGCTATGATGGCGGATCAAACGACCGCTCCGACAAGACGGCCAATGGCAATCTCGACAGCGGCTTCACAGGCGCCGGCATTCCCGCCGCCGCCTATGCGACGAAGAAGAAACCGAAGCGCAATTACGCCGGCATGGTTCTTGGCCTCGGCCTTCTCGTGGTGCTTGCAGGCGGTGGTTATGCCGCGTGGACGAACCGCGAGGCACTGAACGACATGGTCGGTGGTCTGGTCAACTCGGCCAAAACCGGCACCTCGACTGATACATCCTCCGGCGGAACGTCGCAGACGGCGTCGGCGCCTGCCAATGGCGGAGCCACTGCCACACAGCCTGCAACCAACGGCCAGACCCCGGCACAGGGCCAGGCATCAACGGGAACGCCTGCAGCAACACGCCCTGCCGATGACGGCTCTGTCACCGGCACGAAGTTCACCCAGCGGCTTCTCGCCGATGGTACGGAGAAGGACGAAGGTCCAGGCCCTGGCGCCAACGGCCAGCCTGTGACGGCGGAGGGCCAATCGGTCTATCAGCAGAACGAGGCGCCTTCAGCCCAGAACACCGCCAACGCGGCACCCGCTGCTGCCGGCAACCAGCCTGTCGCACAGCAGACCGCAGCCCCTGCTGCCGCAACCGGCGACCGCATGTTCCTTTATGAGGAAGTGCTTGGCCAGACGGTACCGACTGCGATCGAAGGCAAGGTTTCCTGGACGTTGCAGAACGAAACGGATGATGCTGGCAAGCCTTCTCCAGAAGTCCAGGGCCAGATCACCATTCCCGGCCGTGGCTTGAGCGCGCTCATTACCTTCAAGCGCAATACCGACCCGTCGCTTCCCGCAAGCCATCTGGTCGAGATCGTCTTCTCGGTCTCGCCCGGCTTCGAAGGTGGCGCGATCGACAGTGTGCAGCGCATCGCCATGAAGTCCACCGAACAGGACCGTGGCAACGCGCTCATCGCTGTTCCGGCAAAGATCACCGACGATTTCCACATGATCGCGCTGAACGACTTCCCGGACGCACGCAAGACCAATCTGGAACTGCTGCGGACCCGCGACTGGATCGACATCCCCGTCTCCTACCGCAACGGGCGCCGCGCGCTTCTGACCCTTCAGAAGGGCGCTGACGGCAAGGCTGCGTTCGAGACGGCACTGCGCGAATGGATGGCGGCATCGCCGACCAACGGCCAGTAA
- the rpoH gene encoding RNA polymerase sigma factor RpoH, with translation MARNSLPSITAGEAGLNRYLDEIRKFPMLEPQEEYMLGKRYAEHGDRDAAHKLVTSHLRLVAKIAMGYRGYGLPIGEVVSEGNVGLMQAVKKFDPDRGFRLATYAMWWIKASIQEYILRSWSLVKMGTTANQKRLFFNLRRLKGRLQAIDDGDLKAEHVREIATKLQVSEEEVISMNRRLSGDASLNAPIKASEGESGQWQDWLVDDQESQEAVLIEQDELETRRRMLSKALGVLNDRERRIFEARRLAEDPVTLEELSTEFDISRERVRQIEVRAFEKVQDAVQKEAEEAAKALRVVDA, from the coding sequence ATGGCCCGCAATAGTTTGCCATCGATTACGGCTGGTGAAGCCGGTCTGAACCGATATCTCGACGAAATTCGCAAGTTCCCGATGCTGGAACCGCAGGAAGAATACATGCTTGGCAAACGCTATGCCGAGCATGGCGACAGAGATGCCGCCCACAAGCTCGTGACCAGCCACCTTCGCCTCGTTGCCAAGATCGCCATGGGTTACCGTGGTTACGGTCTGCCGATCGGTGAAGTCGTGTCGGAAGGCAATGTCGGCTTGATGCAGGCGGTGAAGAAGTTCGATCCGGATCGTGGCTTCCGTCTGGCGACCTATGCCATGTGGTGGATCAAGGCGTCGATCCAGGAATATATCCTGCGCTCGTGGTCCCTTGTGAAAATGGGGACCACCGCCAACCAGAAGCGTCTGTTCTTCAATCTGCGTCGTCTGAAAGGTCGTCTTCAGGCGATCGATGACGGCGATCTGAAGGCCGAGCACGTCAGGGAAATCGCGACGAAGCTGCAGGTGTCCGAGGAAGAAGTCATCTCGATGAACCGCCGCCTGTCTGGCGACGCATCGCTGAATGCGCCGATCAAGGCGTCCGAAGGCGAATCCGGCCAGTGGCAGGATTGGCTGGTAGACGACCAGGAAAGCCAGGAAGCGGTACTGATCGAGCAGGACGAGCTGGAAACCCGCCGTCGCATGCTTTCCAAGGCGCTGGGTGTCCTGAACGATCGCGAGCGCCGCATCTTCGAGGCACGCCGTCTGGCGGAAGATCCGGTGACGCTGGAAGAACTGTCAACCGAGTTCGACATCAGCCGCGAGCGCGTTCGCCAGATCGAAGTCCGCGCTTTCGAAAAGGTGCAGGACGCCGTGCAGAAGGAAGCCGAAGAGGCTGCCAAGGCCTTGCGCGTCGTCGACGCTTAA